A part of Myxococcus landrumus genomic DNA contains:
- a CDS encoding pyridoxamine 5'-phosphate oxidase family protein — translation MSRIKSVEALEGVVGSRPLGVMLKSLDALDSHCVQLLACSSFAVLGYVDVDGLARMTAAGGPLGFARVVDATHLEMRLPEPIALNPTVGSGLLFFIPGLGETLRVNGHATLDGHTLRVTVEEAFVHCAKAIIRSGLWKPPVASASAEAGVWSGDPEVQRWLSRTPFVVLASWDSEGNADVSPKGDPVGFLRLAGARVAVPDRPGNRRTDTFHNVLEQPRVALLGLIPGEVGLVEVSGVGSLSTEGALLESMTVDGKVPKMALLLEAHAARLQSGQGLVDAGLWEASRHVPASQLPKMADVFIDHVRRSPQKGAAAATLRALASKRMMSWALEHDYKKNLY, via the coding sequence ATGTCACGAATCAAGTCCGTCGAGGCCCTGGAGGGCGTGGTGGGCTCACGTCCGCTGGGCGTGATGCTGAAGTCGTTGGATGCGTTGGACTCGCACTGCGTCCAGTTGCTGGCGTGCTCGTCGTTCGCGGTGCTGGGCTACGTCGATGTGGACGGGCTGGCGCGGATGACGGCGGCGGGAGGTCCGCTGGGCTTCGCGCGAGTCGTGGACGCGACGCATCTGGAGATGCGGTTGCCGGAGCCCATCGCGCTCAACCCCACGGTGGGCAGTGGCCTGTTGTTCTTCATCCCGGGGCTCGGCGAGACGCTGCGGGTGAACGGGCACGCGACGCTGGACGGGCACACGTTGCGGGTGACGGTGGAGGAGGCGTTCGTGCACTGCGCGAAGGCCATCATCCGCTCGGGGCTGTGGAAGCCGCCGGTGGCTTCGGCTTCAGCGGAGGCGGGTGTCTGGAGTGGGGACCCGGAGGTTCAGCGGTGGTTGTCTCGCACGCCGTTCGTGGTGCTCGCGTCCTGGGACTCGGAAGGGAACGCGGACGTGAGTCCGAAGGGAGACCCGGTGGGCTTCCTGAGGCTTGCGGGCGCGCGGGTCGCGGTGCCGGACCGTCCGGGCAATCGGCGGACGGACACGTTCCACAATGTCCTCGAGCAGCCTCGTGTGGCGCTGTTGGGGCTCATCCCGGGCGAGGTAGGGCTCGTGGAGGTCTCCGGTGTCGGGTCGCTCTCGACGGAAGGTGCGTTGCTGGAGTCGATGACGGTGGATGGGAAGGTGCCGAAGATGGCGCTGCTGCTGGAGGCCCATGCGGCGCGACTCCAGTCGGGGCAGGGCCTCGTGGACGCGGGGTTGTGGGAGGCGTCCAGGCACGTGCCGGCGAGCCAGTTGCCGAAGATGGCGGATGTGTTCATCGACCACGTGCGGCGCAGCCCGCAGAAGGGCGCGGCCGCGGCGACCCTGCGGGCCTTGGCTTCCAAGCGCATGATGAGCTGGGCGCTGGAGCACGACTACAAGAAGAACCTCTATTGA
- a CDS encoding SIR2 family NAD-dependent protein deacylase yields MVDSLTSDDELRRLRDRLGATAWRNIVVLTGAGISVASGLPTYRGPGGLWTRPEAEEVPDAAMMARDPSRVWSLFGPLRRPLQAAKPNAAHVALAQWQARSSPGRTFTLVTQNVDGLHTRAGSRDVVELHGSLLHTRCSNPECGTTPFEDPQEHLQAPPCERCGQALRPDITLFNEPLPVDAEWAAKRALRECDLFLAVGTSGTVAPASHFVRGAKYAGAWTLLLNLTPMQPRHPDFDHEVLGRAEELLPFLLSG; encoded by the coding sequence ATGGTGGATTCCCTGACGAGCGACGACGAACTGCGGCGACTGCGCGACAGGCTCGGGGCCACCGCGTGGCGGAACATCGTCGTCCTGACGGGCGCGGGCATCTCCGTCGCGTCGGGGCTTCCGACCTACCGAGGCCCCGGAGGACTGTGGACCCGGCCCGAGGCGGAGGAGGTCCCCGACGCGGCCATGATGGCGAGAGACCCATCACGGGTGTGGAGCCTGTTCGGTCCGCTGCGCAGGCCCCTCCAAGCCGCGAAGCCCAATGCGGCGCACGTCGCGCTGGCGCAGTGGCAGGCGCGGTCGAGCCCGGGACGCACCTTCACGCTGGTGACGCAAAACGTGGATGGACTGCACACCCGCGCGGGCAGCCGGGATGTCGTCGAGCTTCACGGCTCGCTGCTGCACACCCGATGCAGCAATCCCGAATGTGGGACGACTCCCTTTGAAGACCCTCAGGAACACCTCCAGGCTCCGCCGTGCGAGCGATGTGGACAGGCGTTGCGGCCGGACATCACCCTGTTCAATGAGCCGCTCCCGGTGGACGCGGAGTGGGCCGCCAAGCGCGCCCTGCGCGAGTGCGACCTCTTCCTCGCCGTGGGCACGTCCGGCACGGTGGCTCCGGCCTCCCACTTCGTCCGAGGCGCGAAGTACGCGGGGGCCTGGACGCTCTTGCTCAACCTCACGCCCATGCAGCCCCGGCATCCCGATTTCGACCACGAGGTCCTCGGTCGCGCCGAGGAACTCCTGCCATTCCTGTTAAGCGGCTAG
- a CDS encoding agmatine deiminase family protein: MGSSLLGVVAVAVCVLAAGCGSKSSGPRREEQEVAAMYTLPDPLGEHEGTWLAWPHHYEYGEDYRDGLDPTWVSMTRALVGSENVHVLAYDAREVRRIQALLTDQGVPLDRVDFTVHAFEDVWIRDFGPIYVRDSSNALVIEGWGFNGWGEKENFVLSAEVPKAIADKQALPYVDLQQDIVNEGGSVEIDATGTLMATRSSTLNPNRNPDMTQEQMESYFRKYLGVTRFIWLDGVAGLDITDMHIDGFAVFARDNTLVTMSDDDLSEWGVPDHDIDTLHAAKNAEGQPYTFVTLPLTAKNVTTTWGKQLGYKGSYVNYYVANSVVLVPNYADANDIAANAIVQKLFPDKTVIGIDVRNLYAEGGMVHCVTQQQPR; the protein is encoded by the coding sequence ATGGGGTCTTCCCTGCTGGGGGTGGTGGCCGTCGCGGTGTGCGTCTTGGCGGCGGGATGCGGCAGCAAGTCCTCGGGGCCACGACGGGAAGAGCAAGAGGTCGCCGCGATGTACACGCTGCCGGATCCACTGGGTGAGCACGAGGGAACCTGGCTCGCCTGGCCTCACCACTACGAGTATGGAGAAGACTATCGGGACGGGCTCGACCCGACGTGGGTATCCATGACGCGGGCCCTCGTGGGCAGTGAGAATGTCCACGTGCTCGCCTACGACGCGCGGGAAGTGCGTCGCATCCAGGCGCTGCTGACCGACCAGGGCGTGCCCCTCGACCGGGTCGACTTCACCGTCCACGCCTTCGAGGATGTGTGGATTCGGGACTTCGGCCCCATCTACGTGCGGGATTCCTCCAACGCGCTGGTCATCGAGGGCTGGGGCTTCAATGGCTGGGGAGAGAAGGAGAACTTCGTCCTCAGCGCGGAGGTTCCGAAGGCGATTGCCGACAAGCAGGCGCTGCCCTACGTCGACTTGCAGCAAGACATCGTCAACGAGGGCGGGTCCGTCGAGATTGATGCGACGGGGACCCTCATGGCGACCCGGAGCTCGACGCTGAATCCGAATCGGAATCCGGACATGACGCAGGAGCAGATGGAGAGCTACTTCCGGAAGTACCTCGGAGTGACTCGCTTCATCTGGCTGGACGGCGTCGCCGGTCTGGACATCACGGACATGCACATCGACGGGTTCGCCGTCTTCGCTCGGGACAACACCCTCGTCACCATGAGCGACGATGACCTCTCGGAGTGGGGCGTGCCGGACCATGACATCGATACCCTCCATGCCGCGAAGAACGCCGAGGGCCAGCCGTACACGTTCGTGACGCTGCCGCTCACCGCGAAGAACGTGACGACGACGTGGGGGAAGCAGCTCGGGTACAAGGGCTCGTACGTCAACTACTACGTCGCCAACTCCGTGGTGCTGGTGCCGAACTATGCGGACGCGAATGACATCGCCGCCAACGCCATCGTCCAGAAGCTGTTCCCAGACAAGACGGTCATCGGCATCGACGTCCGGAACCTCTACGCCGAGGGCGGCATGGTGCACTGTGTGACGCAGCAGCAGCCCCGGTAG
- a CDS encoding nuclear transport factor 2 family protein, protein MNAIEAIVQRYLATFNETDEARRGAALRELYTEDCAYTDPLVAATGTEAISGFIGGIQKQYPGLVFTLAGPVDAHHDQARFTWHAGMPGGDKPLVMGFDVVALSNGRIRQVFGFLNAVPA, encoded by the coding sequence GTGAATGCCATCGAAGCCATCGTCCAGCGTTACCTCGCCACCTTCAACGAGACGGATGAGGCCCGCCGAGGCGCGGCCCTCCGCGAGCTTTACACGGAGGACTGCGCCTACACCGACCCGCTCGTCGCCGCCACGGGGACGGAGGCCATCAGCGGGTTCATCGGCGGCATCCAGAAGCAGTACCCCGGCCTCGTCTTCACGCTCGCCGGGCCGGTGGATGCTCACCACGACCAGGCCCGCTTCACCTGGCACGCGGGCATGCCCGGGGGCGACAAGCCGCTCGTGATGGGCTTCGACGTGGTGGCGCTGTCCAACGGCCGCATCCGTCAGGTGTTCGGCTTCCTGAACGCAGTCCCCGCTTGA
- a CDS encoding endo-1,C4-beta-glucanase: MLLSCLAVMAMSGVAVADVVILNPGEFKGQVSFGSQTLSKYLFLLTSSTGQTSFKEFTSSPYSMTVESGQSYQHLLRATLAQPGGAQSYLTVERYNFFPVDNQVGPTTVDYVYPAMANINASVTVTGGTLAQLEVNATASTATETLKAWATRSLSATTTGSATMGMVAMGQVTVTGKASVVTANGTVMQRALAAQVVNLLTGPASVSWTENLPVPGRLVGTVSIAPGAPVSFHNVNFQGVAGTATAPILGERQVPAGGSYDIELFPGQYDVYARTAIQSQGQYSDTKVYRVTITAGATLTQNFTDAVGTAQAPLLVTGMYSNADLADADMTLKRQEAGPATEAFDGALTNGRFDFTLPYGTWRKSHVWLNFDNETNPALPVYGTVSRKYEVGGSPPLVVPANSTVSFAPETLKLVKTTLYFDVREANATDPEIPLRGASAALRRIHYDSTTPGRYWESEAGAGGEDVNKTLAPVTVIAEPGTYTLTAGATINGTYSEFRGGSVTIAEPTPTPVGSNVSITPIDAQELKVNVTFPSVTTGGLTTVAELPIGPETPHGLKSFCSDGASAEGIDCPPLFYDIDTTAQFTEATVCVRRKFLGANALSFFLRLYHFNKNTPPNGAWEELPAPPGKPQAFDCSEDPTECGCVDEAACGIDPMADPPASVIQVCGVTTSFSPFAILEKGLVFTNTVGGVEYQGPTGPLAAQTWTVPKTGEYRIMATGASGASAAAGISGGCGAKVSGVFTLQKNDTVQMLVGQKGTATTYSAGGGGGSFVVKSGSPLLIAGGGGGLRSGALVPGRNGSVSTSGTAGSTHASYTSGFIAGGTGGLGGSRAAAYGSGGGGWSGNGASDGTYGEGGFAYLSGGKGGAGKACGGLAHGGYGGGGAGNGCYGGGGGGGYSGGGGGRVGGGGGSWNVGTKPESAEGVCTQNGHGLITIEAAHR; encoded by the coding sequence ATGCTGTTGTCATGCCTTGCCGTGATGGCCATGTCGGGGGTGGCCGTGGCGGATGTGGTGATTCTCAACCCAGGGGAGTTCAAGGGGCAGGTCTCGTTTGGTTCCCAGACCCTCAGCAAGTATCTCTTTCTGCTGACCTCCTCGACCGGCCAGACGTCGTTCAAGGAGTTCACCTCCAGCCCCTACTCCATGACGGTGGAGAGTGGTCAATCCTATCAACACCTGCTGCGAGCCACGCTGGCCCAGCCGGGCGGTGCGCAGTCGTACCTCACGGTCGAGCGGTACAATTTCTTCCCGGTCGACAACCAGGTGGGCCCCACCACGGTGGACTACGTCTATCCGGCGATGGCCAACATCAACGCCTCCGTCACCGTGACGGGCGGAACGCTCGCGCAGCTCGAGGTCAATGCGACCGCGAGCACCGCGACCGAGACCTTGAAGGCGTGGGCAACCAGGTCCTTGAGCGCCACGACCACGGGTTCGGCCACGATGGGGATGGTGGCCATGGGCCAGGTCACCGTGACGGGCAAGGCCTCCGTGGTCACCGCCAATGGCACCGTGATGCAGCGGGCGCTCGCCGCGCAGGTCGTCAATCTGCTCACGGGGCCGGCGAGCGTGAGCTGGACGGAGAACCTCCCTGTTCCCGGGCGTCTCGTCGGGACTGTGAGCATTGCTCCCGGCGCTCCCGTCAGCTTCCACAACGTCAACTTCCAGGGAGTCGCCGGCACGGCGACGGCGCCCATCCTTGGCGAGCGGCAGGTGCCCGCTGGCGGCTCCTATGACATCGAGCTGTTTCCAGGGCAGTACGACGTCTACGCGCGCACCGCCATCCAATCCCAGGGCCAGTACTCGGATACGAAGGTCTATCGCGTCACCATCACCGCGGGGGCCACGCTCACGCAGAACTTCACGGATGCCGTGGGCACCGCGCAGGCCCCCTTGCTCGTGACGGGCATGTACTCCAATGCGGACCTCGCTGACGCGGACATGACGCTCAAGCGGCAGGAGGCAGGCCCCGCGACGGAGGCCTTCGATGGAGCCCTGACGAACGGCCGGTTCGACTTCACGCTCCCCTACGGGACCTGGAGGAAGAGCCATGTCTGGCTGAACTTCGACAACGAGACCAACCCCGCGTTGCCCGTCTATGGGACGGTGTCACGCAAGTACGAGGTGGGAGGCTCTCCTCCGCTCGTGGTGCCCGCGAACAGCACCGTGAGCTTTGCCCCGGAGACGCTGAAGCTCGTCAAGACCACGCTCTACTTCGACGTGCGTGAGGCGAACGCCACGGACCCGGAGATTCCCCTCCGAGGGGCTTCCGCCGCCCTGCGCCGCATTCACTATGACAGCACCACCCCCGGGCGATATTGGGAGTCGGAGGCTGGCGCGGGGGGCGAGGATGTCAACAAGACCCTGGCCCCGGTGACGGTCATCGCTGAACCCGGCACCTATACCCTGACCGCGGGAGCGACCATCAATGGGACCTACTCGGAGTTCAGGGGCGGGAGCGTGACGATTGCTGAACCGACGCCGACGCCCGTGGGCTCGAACGTGTCCATCACTCCCATTGATGCCCAGGAGCTCAAGGTGAATGTGACCTTCCCCTCGGTGACGACAGGAGGCCTCACCACGGTGGCCGAGCTGCCGATAGGACCCGAGACGCCTCACGGGCTGAAGTCGTTCTGCTCCGATGGCGCGAGCGCGGAGGGAATCGATTGTCCTCCGCTCTTCTATGACATCGACACCACCGCGCAGTTCACCGAGGCGACGGTGTGCGTCCGCAGGAAGTTCCTGGGCGCCAATGCATTGTCGTTCTTCTTGCGGCTCTACCACTTCAACAAGAACACGCCTCCGAATGGCGCGTGGGAGGAACTGCCCGCCCCTCCGGGGAAGCCGCAGGCGTTTGATTGCAGCGAGGACCCGACCGAGTGTGGCTGTGTCGACGAGGCGGCCTGCGGTATCGACCCCATGGCGGACCCTCCGGCGAGTGTCATCCAGGTCTGCGGCGTCACCACCAGCTTCTCGCCCTTCGCCATCCTCGAGAAGGGGCTCGTCTTCACGAACACGGTGGGCGGTGTGGAGTACCAGGGCCCCACCGGACCGCTGGCGGCACAGACGTGGACGGTGCCCAAGACGGGCGAGTACCGAATCATGGCCACGGGCGCGAGCGGTGCGAGCGCGGCGGCGGGAATCTCGGGTGGGTGTGGGGCCAAGGTCTCCGGTGTGTTCACGCTCCAGAAGAACGACACAGTGCAGATGCTCGTGGGCCAGAAGGGGACCGCGACGACGTACAGCGCGGGCGGCGGTGGAGGTTCCTTCGTGGTGAAGAGCGGCAGTCCGTTGCTCATCGCGGGAGGCGGCGGTGGACTGCGCTCGGGGGCACTGGTTCCGGGGCGGAACGGGAGCGTGAGCACGTCGGGGACGGCGGGCTCGACGCATGCCAGCTACACGTCCGGGTTCATCGCGGGCGGGACGGGGGGCCTGGGAGGCTCGCGGGCCGCGGCGTATGGCTCGGGTGGCGGAGGCTGGTCAGGCAATGGTGCCTCGGATGGGACTTATGGCGAGGGCGGCTTCGCCTACTTGTCGGGAGGAAAGGGCGGGGCTGGAAAGGCGTGCGGCGGCCTGGCGCATGGCGGCTACGGCGGTGGTGGCGCGGGGAACGGCTGCTACGGCGGTGGTGGCGGCGGGGGTTACTCCGGCGGCGGCGGTGGTCGCGTGGGCGGAGGAGGTGGCTCATGGAACGTCGGCACGAAGCCTGAGTCCGCCGAAGGCGTGTGCACGCAGAACGGACACGGGCTCATCACCATCGAAGCCGCTCATCGGTAG